Proteins from a genomic interval of Diaminobutyricimonas aerilata:
- a CDS encoding GTPase-associated system all-helical protein GASH, translated as MLRSATKTLTRRFASDLRALIPQALAAGVDESTSAIAYPMRAADAALLDEWSTYRNVFPEPPAEVLRAMLVGAVAQASEHDFFTQRAPTKMLSGSDPGGPRAAPHGGPWCNPLVECSPNSEARWRWRNHHLGCSPRPDASRLPRQRFLDFLAMKASIGVSHHGYRNFRPLGTTYICGALADRPVEP; from the coding sequence ATGCTCCGGTCAGCGACGAAGACGCTGACCAGGCGGTTCGCCTCGGACCTTCGAGCCCTGATTCCTCAAGCTCTAGCTGCGGGGGTAGACGAATCTACCTCGGCGATTGCGTATCCGATGCGGGCGGCGGATGCTGCGCTGCTCGACGAGTGGTCCACGTATCGAAACGTGTTTCCCGAGCCGCCAGCGGAGGTTCTCCGGGCAATGCTCGTCGGTGCGGTCGCACAAGCATCAGAGCATGACTTCTTTACCCAGAGGGCCCCAACCAAGATGCTCTCTGGAAGCGATCCGGGGGGACCCCGCGCGGCTCCGCATGGAGGGCCCTGGTGCAACCCGCTGGTGGAATGCAGTCCAAACTCTGAAGCAAGGTGGCGGTGGCGGAACCATCACCTTGGATGCTCTCCTCGCCCAGATGCGAGCAGGCTACCCAGGCAACGATTCCTCGACTTCCTTGCGATGAAGGCGAGCATAGGAGTCTCGCACCACGGCTATCGCAATTTCCGGCCGTTGGGCACAACTTACATTTGCGGAGCTCTTGCCGATCGCCCCGTGGAGCCGTAG
- a CDS encoding GntR family transcriptional regulator — MKAQEPRYRQLTAQLRTAVASLPVGAPLPSERALSEEHGVARMTARKALEALENEGLVVREVGRGTFVSRPGVSLPLRLTSFSEDVRVRGMVPTSSVLRFERRAATATQTEKLRTQEVVELHRVRLADKQPLAIERSTLVGELVPGIERFDLAQESLYAVLEREYGLWFDGGEQTIRAALADEEVAPLLGIANGSPVLELERTSSAGGRVVEHTISTYAGERFELSAHIEPVRSRGSAG; from the coding sequence ATGAAAGCACAGGAGCCGCGGTATCGGCAGCTGACCGCCCAGCTGCGCACCGCCGTAGCGTCCCTGCCGGTAGGGGCTCCGCTGCCAAGCGAGCGCGCGCTCTCGGAGGAACACGGTGTTGCGCGCATGACGGCGCGGAAGGCGCTCGAGGCGCTCGAGAACGAGGGGCTCGTCGTTCGCGAGGTCGGGCGCGGCACCTTCGTCTCGCGGCCCGGCGTAAGCCTGCCTCTGCGGCTCACGAGCTTCAGTGAAGACGTGCGCGTGCGCGGCATGGTCCCGACGAGCTCGGTGCTCCGATTCGAGCGGCGTGCGGCCACCGCCACCCAGACCGAGAAGCTGAGAACGCAGGAGGTTGTGGAACTCCACCGCGTGCGACTCGCCGACAAGCAGCCGCTCGCGATCGAACGCAGCACGCTCGTCGGAGAACTGGTGCCCGGCATCGAGCGGTTCGACCTCGCGCAGGAGTCGCTCTACGCGGTGCTCGAGCGGGAGTACGGGCTCTGGTTCGATGGGGGAGAGCAGACCATCCGTGCTGCCCTCGCCGACGAGGAGGTGGCGCCGCTTCTCGGGATCGCGAACGGCAGCCCTGTACTCGAACTCGAACGCACCTCCTCGGCCGGCGGGCGCGTCGTCGAGCACACCATCTCGACCTACGCGGGGGAGCGGTTCGAGCTCTCCGCGCACATCGAGCCGGTCAGATCTCGGGGATCTGCGGGCTGA
- a CDS encoding sugar isomerase domain-containing protein, translated as MAVTRDLADLVTDVCERNADGVRAVAEAIVASGRNGGLVRAAGAGHSLAAVLETFFRAGGLAHVRPLWHPRVLPLYGARTATAAEREPGLGREVAEAADIQPVDTVIVFSTSGINPYPVEVAQVARNAGATVVAMTSREASAAAPLRAGQRLFEIADIVLDTGVAPGDVSWPPSAPVTAPTSSLANVALWTAVLREVHELNPETPRWRSANMAGNDDANAKLEQRFSPQIPEI; from the coding sequence ATGGCTGTGACGCGCGACCTGGCGGACCTCGTCACCGACGTCTGCGAGCGCAACGCCGACGGAGTGCGCGCGGTCGCGGAGGCGATCGTCGCGTCGGGCCGCAACGGCGGCCTCGTGCGTGCCGCCGGCGCGGGGCACTCTCTGGCCGCGGTGCTGGAAACGTTCTTCCGCGCCGGCGGTCTCGCGCACGTGCGTCCGCTTTGGCATCCGCGGGTGCTCCCCCTCTACGGTGCGCGCACCGCGACCGCGGCGGAGCGCGAGCCGGGACTCGGGCGGGAGGTCGCAGAGGCGGCGGACATCCAACCGGTCGACACGGTCATCGTCTTCTCGACCTCGGGCATCAACCCCTACCCCGTGGAGGTGGCCCAGGTCGCCCGGAATGCGGGGGCGACCGTCGTCGCGATGACCTCGCGCGAGGCGAGCGCCGCGGCGCCGCTGCGGGCGGGTCAGCGGCTGTTCGAGATTGCGGACATCGTGCTCGACACCGGCGTCGCGCCCGGCGATGTCTCGTGGCCGCCTTCCGCGCCTGTCACGGCGCCGACGTCGAGCCTCGCGAACGTGGCGCTGTGGACGGCCGTGCTGCGAGAGGTGCACGAACTCAACCCGGAGACGCCGCGCTGGCGCAGCGCCAACATGGCGGGCAACGACGACGCGAACGCGAAGCTGGAGCAGCGGTTCAGCCCGCAGATCCCCGAGATCTGA
- a CDS encoding PTS transporter subunit IIC: MDAIEQIVRAITDNLFSQVSLLIGLIALLGLVLQRKPAEDVVAGTIRATVGVIVLTIGVDIFIGGLVAFQAIVSSALGLEPPTADSTLAEFSAGSGSVVPLIIAGGFVVHLVLVRIFRAARYVYLTGHLMYWMSVVLAASLVEAYGDVDRWLLAGVGSILIGCYWVLQPLWTAPLMRKVMGNDEVGLAHTDSTIAIASGYAARALRLGDPVRHDAEHLKLPRALSFFKDITVSTAFVTGIIMLIAVLFAAPDVVAEQIGDAAVAPWVWALLQALRFAGGIAIILFGVRMFLAEIVPAFKGLSDRLLPGAKPALDLPVTFTRAPTAVMLGFVSSTVVFILFMIGFATSGIFVLIPPMIMLFFGGGAGGVFGNAVAGWRGAVFGGVLNAVVLAVGQWIGWGLYSGTAPEIATLADADWYAVGWLVLGAGHLLAPLGEWTLWVIALAVLAVTVIVLVALGRRMPRELPADAAPDAAPAVPAPEGAALAAAPSGLGTAPSAVATERATSERPETLSVLAVCGAGMGTSLMLKMTAQKAFGNLGIPIEIEHADVSSARGRTPDLVVAQSSYLNELGTLAPVMVSVTEFVNVEHVQTRIEAGLREKGWL, encoded by the coding sequence ATGGATGCCATCGAGCAGATCGTCCGCGCCATCACCGACAACCTGTTCAGCCAGGTATCGCTACTGATCGGTCTGATCGCGCTTCTGGGCCTCGTCCTGCAGCGCAAACCCGCGGAGGACGTGGTCGCGGGCACGATCCGCGCCACCGTCGGCGTGATCGTGCTCACGATCGGCGTCGACATCTTCATCGGCGGGCTCGTCGCGTTCCAGGCGATCGTGTCGAGCGCACTCGGCCTCGAACCGCCCACCGCGGATTCGACGCTCGCCGAGTTCTCGGCCGGATCCGGATCGGTCGTGCCGCTCATCATTGCCGGCGGCTTCGTGGTGCACCTCGTGCTCGTGCGCATCTTCCGCGCCGCCCGCTACGTGTACCTCACCGGTCACCTCATGTACTGGATGAGCGTCGTGCTCGCCGCGAGCCTCGTCGAGGCGTACGGAGACGTGGACCGCTGGCTGCTCGCCGGAGTCGGCTCCATCCTCATCGGCTGCTACTGGGTGCTGCAGCCACTGTGGACCGCGCCGCTCATGCGCAAGGTGATGGGCAACGACGAGGTGGGCCTCGCACACACCGACTCGACGATCGCGATCGCCTCCGGCTACGCCGCCCGCGCGCTGCGCCTCGGAGACCCCGTGCGGCACGACGCCGAGCACCTCAAGCTGCCGCGCGCGCTGTCGTTCTTCAAGGACATCACCGTGTCGACCGCGTTCGTCACCGGCATCATCATGCTGATCGCCGTACTGTTCGCGGCTCCGGATGTGGTGGCCGAGCAGATCGGTGACGCCGCGGTCGCGCCGTGGGTGTGGGCGCTGCTGCAGGCGCTGCGCTTCGCCGGCGGCATCGCCATCATCCTCTTCGGCGTGCGGATGTTCCTCGCCGAGATCGTTCCGGCCTTCAAGGGCCTCTCCGACCGTCTGCTGCCCGGCGCGAAGCCCGCGCTCGACCTTCCGGTGACGTTCACGCGCGCCCCCACCGCGGTGATGCTCGGCTTCGTCAGCTCCACCGTGGTGTTCATCCTCTTCATGATCGGCTTCGCGACATCCGGCATCTTCGTGCTCATCCCGCCGATGATCATGCTGTTCTTCGGCGGCGGTGCGGGCGGCGTGTTCGGCAACGCGGTCGCCGGATGGCGCGGCGCGGTGTTCGGCGGCGTGCTCAACGCGGTCGTGCTGGCGGTCGGACAGTGGATCGGATGGGGTCTGTACAGCGGCACCGCTCCGGAGATCGCGACGCTCGCCGACGCGGACTGGTACGCGGTCGGCTGGCTCGTGCTCGGCGCGGGCCACCTGCTCGCCCCGCTCGGCGAGTGGACGCTGTGGGTCATCGCCCTCGCGGTACTCGCGGTCACGGTGATCGTGCTCGTCGCCCTCGGGCGTCGCATGCCGCGCGAACTGCCGGCGGACGCTGCTCCGGATGCTGCGCCCGCCGTGCCCGCTCCCGAGGGCGCCGCACTCGCCGCCGCTCCGTCCGGTCTCGGCACCGCTCCGAGCGCGGTGGCGACGGAACGCGCCACCTCCGAGCGCCCGGAGACGCTCAGCGTGCTCGCGGTGTGCGGCGCGGGGATGGGCACGAGTTTGATGCTGAAGATGACGGCGCAGAAGGCGTTCGGCAACCTCGGCATCCCGATCGAGATCGAGCACGCCGACGTGAGTTCGGCGCGCGGTCGCACGCCGGATCTCGTCGTCGCTCAGAGCAGCTACCTCAACGAGTTGGGCACGCTCGCACCGGTGATGGTGTCGGTAACCGAGTTCGTGAACGTCGAGCACGTGCAGACACGCATCGAGGCCGGACTCCGGGAGAAGGGATGGCTGTGA
- a CDS encoding type II toxin-antitoxin system Phd/YefM family antitoxin — MRTISYSESRAKYAATLDAVLDDREEVVVTRAGKDPVVIVALDDYESLKETAYLLRNPANARRLLASIDRLEHGAGTERELDE; from the coding sequence ATGCGCACCATCTCGTACTCCGAATCGCGAGCGAAATACGCAGCGACTCTCGACGCGGTGCTCGATGACCGCGAAGAGGTCGTCGTCACACGCGCGGGCAAGGACCCGGTCGTCATCGTCGCGCTTGACGACTACGAGTCCCTCAAGGAGACGGCGTACCTGCTCCGCAATCCTGCCAACGCGCGCCGGCTGCTCGCATCGATCGATCGACTGGAACACGGCGCAGGAACCGAGCGTGAGCTCGACGAGTGA
- a CDS encoding Txe/YoeB family addiction module toxin encodes MRLVWDESAWEDYLYWQTQDRKVLKRINTLLRDIQRNGNDGIGKPEALKHGFQGYWSRRITDEHRLVYKVTGDAVLIAQCRFHYE; translated from the coding sequence GTGAGGCTCGTGTGGGATGAGAGCGCCTGGGAGGACTATCTGTACTGGCAGACTCAAGACCGTAAGGTGCTCAAACGGATCAACACACTGCTTCGCGACATCCAGCGCAACGGGAACGACGGCATCGGAAAGCCGGAGGCGCTCAAGCACGGATTCCAGGGGTACTGGTCACGTCGCATCACTGACGAGCATCGGCTCGTCTACAAGGTGACCGGCGATGCGGTGCTCATCGCCCAGTGCCGCTTCCATTACGAATGA
- a CDS encoding DUF4190 domain-containing protein, translated as MTYQPPHSQIVYHQAVKAPSNGMGIAAMILGIVAIVIGIWTPVPVLGLVSAFLAFAPAVLAAVFGHIGLSRAAGLGGIGRGQSLSGLVLGYVTLGIIVLTTALWMAAIGAGGAAGYAA; from the coding sequence GTGACCTACCAGCCGCCGCACAGCCAGATCGTCTACCACCAGGCCGTCAAGGCGCCGTCGAACGGGATGGGGATCGCTGCGATGATCCTCGGCATCGTGGCGATCGTCATCGGCATCTGGACTCCCGTGCCGGTGCTCGGCCTCGTGTCGGCCTTCCTCGCGTTCGCCCCCGCCGTACTCGCGGCCGTGTTCGGGCACATCGGCCTGAGCCGCGCCGCCGGACTGGGCGGCATCGGACGCGGTCAGTCACTCAGCGGGCTGGTGCTCGGCTACGTCACGCTCGGCATCATCGTGCTCACCACCGCGCTCTGGATGGCCGCAATCGGCGCCGGCGGCGCGGCGGGCTACGCCGCCTGA
- a CDS encoding SDR family NAD(P)-dependent oxidoreductase produces the protein MLLNEKVAVVYGAAGSVGSTIARVFAEESAVVHLVGRTRDSLDRVADDIRAAGHRAEVATLDASKPDEVDAHLESIGRVDVTVNATSLHGELQGTPLREMDVEDYVLPTVTALRTNFAIGTAAARRMTAQGSGAILTLSTSASALSGRDRRYHATGGFGTACAAIEEFTRSLAGEVGPHGVRVVCLRPDALPESWGDPGELEDNETFHYMTAGTALDRMPTLRQVADAAAFAASDRAGAMTGAIFNLTSGSVMS, from the coding sequence ATGTTGTTGAACGAGAAGGTGGCGGTCGTGTACGGCGCCGCAGGGTCGGTGGGATCCACCATCGCGCGGGTCTTCGCCGAGGAGAGTGCGGTGGTGCACCTCGTGGGGCGCACTCGCGACTCCCTCGATCGCGTCGCCGACGACATCCGCGCCGCCGGGCACCGCGCCGAGGTCGCGACCCTCGACGCCTCGAAGCCCGATGAGGTGGATGCGCACCTCGAGTCGATCGGACGCGTCGACGTGACCGTCAACGCGACGAGCCTGCACGGCGAGCTCCAGGGCACCCCGTTGCGCGAGATGGACGTGGAGGACTACGTGCTGCCCACGGTCACCGCTCTGCGCACCAACTTCGCGATCGGCACCGCGGCGGCGCGGCGGATGACCGCCCAGGGTTCGGGCGCCATCCTCACCCTCTCGACCTCCGCATCCGCCCTGTCGGGCCGGGACCGCCGCTACCACGCGACCGGCGGGTTCGGCACGGCGTGCGCGGCGATCGAGGAGTTCACCCGCAGCCTCGCCGGGGAGGTGGGTCCGCACGGCGTACGCGTGGTGTGCCTGCGACCGGACGCCCTGCCGGAGTCGTGGGGCGACCCCGGGGAACTCGAGGACAACGAGACGTTCCACTACATGACCGCCGGCACGGCGCTCGACCGCATGCCGACGCTGCGGCAGGTGGCGGATGCGGCGGCGTTCGCCGCGTCGGATCGCGCCGGCGCGATGACCGGCGCGATCTTCAACCTCACGAGCGGGTCGGTGATGAGCTGA
- a CDS encoding NAD-dependent epimerase/dehydratase family protein, with amino-acid sequence MRILLLGGTAWLGSHIARDAIARGHDVTALARGSSGMAPNGVRFVTADRDDPAAYEGVAGERWDAVIDVSRQPGHVRGALAALSDRTEHWVFVSTGSVYARDDRPGDDETAERLEPLAGDTMHDMSQYGPAKVACENTVLAARGDGGALIARAGLIGGPGDGSGRTGYWPRRFARPSNAEGRVLVPDAPRLSTQVIDVRDLASWLVDAAERRIAGTMNAYGDATPFAEHLRLAREVAGHDGEVVAVAPTWLAEHGVEAWMGPRSLPIWLPEPEYSGHSARDVTRSRSAGLRPRPLVETLADTLAWESSDAGAWPRRAGLTDDEERELLAAV; translated from the coding sequence ATGCGCATCCTCCTCCTCGGCGGCACCGCCTGGCTCGGCTCGCACATCGCCCGTGATGCGATCGCGCGCGGGCACGACGTCACGGCGCTCGCGCGAGGCTCGTCGGGCATGGCGCCGAACGGAGTGCGGTTCGTCACGGCCGACCGGGACGATCCCGCCGCGTACGAGGGCGTCGCCGGCGAGCGGTGGGATGCGGTGATCGACGTCTCGCGCCAACCCGGGCACGTGCGCGGCGCCCTCGCGGCGCTGAGCGACCGCACCGAGCACTGGGTGTTCGTGTCGACCGGCTCGGTGTACGCGCGCGACGACCGCCCCGGCGACGACGAGACGGCGGAGCGGCTCGAGCCGCTTGCGGGCGACACGATGCACGACATGTCGCAGTACGGACCGGCGAAGGTCGCGTGCGAGAACACGGTGCTCGCCGCTCGCGGCGACGGGGGTGCGCTCATCGCGCGGGCGGGGTTGATCGGCGGTCCGGGCGACGGCTCCGGCCGCACCGGCTACTGGCCGCGGCGCTTCGCTCGTCCCTCGAATGCCGAGGGGCGGGTGCTCGTGCCCGATGCGCCGCGACTCAGCACGCAGGTGATCGACGTGCGCGACCTCGCGTCGTGGCTCGTCGATGCCGCCGAGAGGCGCATCGCCGGCACGATGAACGCGTACGGCGACGCGACGCCCTTCGCCGAGCACCTCCGCCTCGCCCGCGAGGTCGCGGGCCACGACGGCGAGGTCGTCGCCGTGGCGCCGACGTGGCTCGCCGAGCACGGCGTCGAGGCGTGGATGGGCCCGCGCTCGCTGCCGATCTGGTTGCCCGAGCCGGAGTACAGCGGGCACAGCGCACGCGACGTCACCCGCTCCCGTTCCGCCGGCCTGCGCCCGCGACCGTTGGTGGAGACCCTCGCCGACACGCTCGCGTGGGAGTCGAGCGACGCCGGCGCGTGGCCGCGCCGCGCCGGACTGACCGACGATGAGGAACGCGAGCTGCTGGCGGCGGTCTAG
- a CDS encoding carbohydrate ABC transporter permease — protein sequence MTAIDDAKRVSGPDAGTTPTPPRERAPRRQRPYRRRGSGDFARPTLGGLVGRYALLLFVTVLVVGPLVWQLSTSFKGPGDDIYTFPPNVVPTDPTLQNYVRVTDFIPVYLYAFHSLLVALGTVLSNTVLATFAGYAIGCMRFRGKRIVLGILLSTLLLPGEVTLTSQFLTIRNLGLADSLWGVFLPGAINAMNVLLVATACRAIPSEMLDAATVDGATTWQRIRHIVWPNVRGMVSVVAIFAFIGAWDDYLWPLVVLSDPAKYTLTVGMAYLNGNFQADPRLIAAGTMIALVPLVVMFSITQRFFFKGVQEGAVKG from the coding sequence ATGACCGCGATCGACGACGCGAAGCGGGTGAGCGGGCCGGATGCCGGGACCACGCCGACCCCGCCGCGGGAACGCGCTCCTCGACGCCAGCGGCCGTACCGCCGGCGCGGATCGGGTGACTTCGCCCGCCCCACCCTCGGCGGGCTCGTCGGCCGGTACGCGCTGCTGCTCTTCGTGACCGTGCTCGTGGTGGGTCCGCTCGTGTGGCAGCTGTCGACCTCCTTCAAGGGTCCGGGCGACGACATCTACACGTTCCCGCCGAACGTCGTGCCGACCGACCCGACGCTGCAGAACTACGTGCGGGTGACCGATTTCATCCCCGTCTACCTGTACGCGTTCCACTCGCTCCTCGTCGCGCTCGGCACGGTGCTGAGCAACACGGTGCTCGCGACGTTCGCCGGCTACGCGATCGGGTGCATGCGGTTCCGGGGCAAGCGCATCGTGCTGGGCATCCTGCTCTCCACCCTGCTGCTGCCCGGCGAGGTGACGCTGACGAGCCAGTTCCTCACCATCCGCAACCTCGGTCTCGCCGACAGCCTGTGGGGCGTGTTCCTGCCCGGCGCGATCAACGCGATGAACGTGCTGCTCGTCGCGACGGCGTGCCGGGCGATCCCGAGCGAGATGCTGGATGCCGCGACCGTCGACGGCGCGACGACCTGGCAGCGCATCCGCCACATCGTGTGGCCGAACGTGCGCGGCATGGTGAGCGTCGTCGCGATCTTCGCCTTCATCGGCGCGTGGGACGACTACCTGTGGCCGCTCGTCGTGCTGAGCGACCCGGCGAAGTACACGCTCACGGTGGGTATGGCGTACCTGAACGGCAACTTCCAGGCCGACCCGCGCCTCATCGCGGCGGGCACGATGATCGCGCTCGTCCCCCTCGTGGTGATGTTCTCGATCACGCAGCGCTTCTTCTTCAAGGGAGTGCAGGAGGGCGCGGTCAAGGGCTGA
- a CDS encoding carbohydrate ABC transporter permease: protein MRSHKWYTPWLLVAPAVVWVLVFGLWPFLNTVILSFTDSRPLRTGGFVGLENYGRMLQDEQFGYALTTSVIYMIVCVPLLTILPLLLALLVEKTIPGIAAFRTTFYFPVIASVVVVALIWTWMFDSRGVINQTLQAFGLLDKPVAFLVDRWWLLACAILLTVWKGLGYYMVVYLAALGNVGRELHEAAMLDGAGAFRRFLSVTIPGVRGAMLLISALVAVAAMRVFTELHVLSNGTGGPGGQDLSIVMLIRQVGQGLNGDVGYASALSVALFLLTVLPLIAIAWMNRERRTVS, encoded by the coding sequence GTGAGATCGCACAAGTGGTACACCCCCTGGCTTCTCGTGGCGCCCGCCGTGGTCTGGGTGCTGGTGTTCGGCCTCTGGCCGTTCCTCAACACGGTCATCCTGAGCTTCACCGACTCGCGACCGCTGCGCACCGGCGGGTTCGTGGGGCTCGAGAACTACGGGCGGATGCTGCAGGACGAGCAGTTCGGCTACGCCCTCACGACGAGCGTGATCTACATGATCGTGTGCGTTCCGCTGCTCACGATCCTGCCGCTGCTGCTCGCGTTGCTCGTCGAGAAGACGATCCCGGGCATCGCGGCGTTCCGCACGACCTTCTACTTTCCGGTGATCGCGTCGGTCGTGGTCGTCGCGCTCATCTGGACGTGGATGTTCGACAGCCGCGGCGTGATCAACCAGACGCTGCAGGCGTTCGGTCTGCTCGACAAGCCGGTTGCGTTCCTCGTCGACCGGTGGTGGCTGCTCGCCTGCGCGATCCTGCTCACGGTGTGGAAGGGTCTCGGCTACTACATGGTCGTGTATCTCGCGGCGCTCGGGAACGTGGGCCGGGAGCTGCACGAGGCGGCGATGCTCGACGGCGCGGGCGCGTTCCGCCGCTTCCTCTCGGTGACAATCCCCGGGGTGCGCGGCGCGATGCTGCTCATCTCCGCCCTCGTCGCCGTCGCCGCGATGCGCGTGTTCACCGAGCTGCACGTGCTCTCGAACGGAACCGGCGGCCCGGGCGGGCAGGACCTCTCCATCGTGATGCTCATCCGCCAGGTCGGGCAGGGTCTCAACGGCGACGTGGGGTACGCCTCCGCGTTGAGCGTCGCCCTGTTCCTGCTCACCGTGCTGCCCCTCATCGCGATCGCCTGGATGAACCGCGAGCGGAGGACCGTCTCATGA
- a CDS encoding ABC transporter substrate-binding protein translates to MKLTTRLATATAVLAVGALALTGCTGAGPAAGSDGPIDTSGELSGTIKFQSWSLKNEKFSPYFEDLIAAFEEEHPDVTVEWLDQPGDGYQDKVLSQANSNSLPDVVNLPPDIAYPLVAAGKLVDLAAADSSLEDQYVPGAWEAYTYPGIDGTYGLPWYLGTDLGWWNGAALQQYGADTSALPTTNEELLSLAEQVGEASGGQMPLLSSMPTIDLFASSGIEVMNDDGEFVFNTDEAAAIVDQFASAYQAGALPAEALTGDYGGNADMFKQGKVAYTTAGSGFAGDLQRDAPSIRESVIATPRIGDAPLFVQGVSVSNDSKNKAAALAFAEYLTNTENQVAFAQLALGFVPGTVDGSADVGSLSESVTDPLQKEAMEIVSESMKTARILIPFQWTSAMKTYMDQQLALALKGEVGSKEALDKVVEYANDNLVEY, encoded by the coding sequence ATGAAACTCACGACACGTCTCGCGACGGCGACCGCGGTACTCGCCGTCGGCGCCCTCGCCCTCACCGGCTGCACCGGCGCCGGACCCGCCGCCGGAAGCGACGGCCCCATCGACACGAGCGGCGAGCTGAGCGGAACGATCAAGTTCCAGAGCTGGTCGCTCAAGAACGAGAAGTTCAGCCCCTACTTCGAAGACCTCATCGCCGCCTTCGAGGAGGAGCACCCCGACGTCACCGTCGAGTGGCTCGACCAGCCCGGCGACGGCTACCAGGACAAGGTGTTGAGCCAGGCGAACTCGAACAGTCTCCCCGACGTGGTGAACCTGCCGCCCGACATCGCCTACCCGCTCGTGGCGGCCGGCAAGCTCGTCGACCTCGCAGCAGCGGACTCGTCGCTCGAAGACCAGTACGTGCCCGGCGCGTGGGAGGCATACACCTACCCCGGCATCGATGGCACCTACGGTCTGCCGTGGTACCTGGGCACCGACCTCGGCTGGTGGAACGGTGCGGCGCTGCAGCAGTACGGCGCGGACACCTCCGCGCTTCCGACGACCAACGAGGAACTCCTCTCCCTCGCCGAGCAGGTGGGCGAGGCGTCCGGCGGGCAGATGCCGCTGCTGTCGTCCATGCCCACGATCGACCTCTTCGCCTCGAGCGGTATCGAGGTCATGAACGACGACGGCGAATTCGTGTTCAACACCGACGAGGCCGCGGCGATCGTCGACCAGTTCGCGAGCGCGTACCAGGCGGGCGCTCTCCCCGCGGAGGCGCTGACCGGCGACTACGGCGGCAACGCCGACATGTTCAAGCAGGGCAAGGTGGCGTACACGACCGCCGGTTCCGGGTTCGCCGGCGACCTGCAGCGCGATGCCCCGAGCATCCGGGAGAGCGTCATCGCGACCCCGCGCATCGGCGATGCGCCGCTGTTCGTGCAGGGCGTCTCCGTCTCGAACGACTCGAAGAACAAGGCCGCCGCGCTCGCCTTCGCGGAGTACCTGACCAACACCGAGAACCAGGTCGCGTTCGCGCAGCTCGCCCTCGGCTTCGTGCCCGGCACCGTCGACGGCAGTGCGGATGTCGGCAGCCTCAGCGAGTCGGTCACCGACCCGCTGCAGAAGGAGGCGATGGAGATCGTCTCCGAGTCGATGAAGACCGCGCGCATCCTCATCCCCTTCCAGTGGACGAGCGCCATGAAGACGTACATGGACCAGCAGCTCGCGCTCGCCCTCAAGGGCGAGGTGGGGTCGAAGGAGGCCCTCGACAAGGTCGTGGAGTACGCGAACGACAACCTCGTCGAGTACTGA